One Gordonia sp. SID5947 genomic region harbors:
- a CDS encoding prolyl oligopeptidase family serine peptidase has translation MKSHSLRRGAAASIVALAVAGAAWSVSPSAVAAPEPGTAAPQWSGMDVRDYPGPVPAKAGTLISQVPLDAGLGVPGAARSYRIHYATPDQHGRPASSTGAVFVPGGTPPPGGWPMIAWAHGTTGLGDDCTPSAQPRSARDSAYLGHWLREGYAVVATDYVGLGTPGLMSYLNGESEAHSIVDSVKAARQMGLPLASRWAIVGQSQGAGAALGGARRATELSAGSGLDYRGVVATGTPANLELILGLGGPTFPPVTLPGALNTYAAYILAGFADARPDLDPMSIMTPTGRRLLDAARTLCYPEMTALMKGRDLRTMFRKPISSLPGGQAALTEYMGTPYSGYDRPIFLGQGLLDTDVPAPSALSLYAQMRANNQPVELHVYPNKDHSGTVIASMADSTPFLARIMR, from the coding sequence ATGAAGTCTCACTCGCTGCGCCGGGGCGCCGCCGCATCCATCGTCGCCCTCGCGGTCGCCGGCGCCGCCTGGTCGGTGTCGCCGTCGGCCGTAGCCGCCCCGGAACCGGGCACCGCCGCCCCACAGTGGTCCGGAATGGATGTCCGCGACTACCCCGGTCCGGTACCCGCAAAGGCCGGCACCCTGATCTCGCAGGTCCCCCTCGACGCCGGACTCGGCGTGCCCGGCGCGGCCAGGTCATACCGGATTCACTACGCGACGCCCGATCAGCACGGTCGTCCGGCGTCGAGCACCGGCGCCGTCTTCGTTCCCGGCGGGACACCGCCGCCGGGCGGTTGGCCGATGATCGCCTGGGCGCACGGCACCACCGGACTCGGCGACGATTGCACCCCGTCCGCACAGCCCCGCAGCGCGCGCGACTCCGCCTACCTCGGGCACTGGCTACGGGAGGGGTACGCCGTGGTGGCCACCGACTACGTCGGCCTCGGCACCCCAGGTCTGATGAGCTACCTCAACGGGGAGTCCGAGGCGCACTCGATCGTGGACTCGGTGAAGGCGGCGCGACAGATGGGCCTTCCCCTCGCGTCGCGATGGGCCATCGTCGGCCAGTCACAGGGCGCGGGTGCCGCACTCGGCGGAGCACGTCGGGCGACCGAGCTGTCCGCGGGCAGCGGCCTCGACTACCGGGGCGTGGTGGCCACCGGAACACCGGCGAACCTCGAGTTGATCCTCGGTCTCGGCGGGCCCACGTTCCCGCCCGTGACCCTGCCGGGAGCGCTCAACACCTATGCCGCCTACATCTTGGCCGGGTTCGCCGACGCGCGCCCGGATCTCGACCCGATGTCGATCATGACCCCGACCGGCCGCCGGCTTCTCGATGCCGCACGGACACTGTGCTATCCGGAGATGACCGCGCTCATGAAGGGGCGCGATCTGCGGACCATGTTCCGCAAGCCGATCTCGTCGCTCCCGGGCGGCCAGGCGGCGTTGACCGAGTACATGGGCACCCCCTACTCCGGCTACGACCGCCCGATCTTCCTCGGCCAGGGACTGCTCGACACCGATGTGCCTGCGCCGTCGGCGCTCTCGCTGTACGCCCAGATGCGTGCCAACAACCAGCCGGTCGAGTTGCACGTCTACCCGAACAAAGACCATTCGGGCACAGTGATCGCGTCGATGGCCGACTCGACGCCGTTCCTGGCACGCATCATGCGGTGA
- a CDS encoding decaprenylphospho-beta-D-erythro-pentofuranosid-2-ulose 2-reductase yields the protein MINAVGVPRSVLVLGGSSEIGLAITEEYLKKGPMRVVLATVPGDPAAAAAAEKMTKAGASSVELIDFDALSPETHPAVVDKAFAGGDIDVAIVAFGIQPDDEKAWQDQKTAVTEAGINYTAAVSVGVLLGEKMRAQGFGQIIAMSSVAGERVRRSNFVYGSTKAGLDGFYLGLGDALRPFGIRVLVIRPGQVRTRLSAHVKEAPMTVEKEDVGRLAVAAADKGKEIVWAPGPFRFVMMILRHIPRPIFRRLPI from the coding sequence ATGATCAATGCCGTCGGCGTGCCGCGGTCCGTCCTCGTACTGGGCGGGAGTTCCGAGATCGGGTTGGCCATCACCGAGGAATACCTGAAGAAGGGCCCGATGCGGGTGGTGCTGGCCACCGTCCCGGGCGACCCGGCCGCCGCAGCGGCAGCGGAGAAGATGACCAAGGCCGGCGCGTCGAGTGTCGAGCTGATCGACTTCGATGCACTCTCGCCGGAAACCCATCCGGCGGTAGTCGACAAGGCATTCGCCGGTGGCGACATCGACGTGGCGATCGTGGCCTTCGGTATCCAGCCCGACGACGAGAAGGCCTGGCAGGACCAGAAGACCGCGGTCACCGAGGCGGGGATCAACTACACCGCCGCGGTGTCGGTCGGCGTGCTGCTCGGCGAGAAGATGCGTGCGCAGGGCTTCGGACAGATCATCGCGATGAGCTCGGTCGCCGGTGAGCGCGTGCGGCGCAGCAACTTTGTCTACGGTTCCACCAAGGCGGGTCTGGACGGCTTCTATCTCGGCCTCGGCGACGCCTTGCGGCCGTTCGGCATCCGTGTGCTGGTGATCCGGCCGGGGCAGGTCCGCACCCGCCTGTCGGCACATGTGAAGGAAGCACCGATGACGGTCGAGAAGGAGGACGTCGGCCGCCTGGCCGTCGCGGCCGCCGACAAGGGCAAGGAAATCGTCTGGGCGCCCGGACCGTTCCGCTTCGTGATGATGATCCTGCGGCACATCCCGCGTCCGATCTTCCGTCGACTGCCCATCTGA
- a CDS encoding galactan 5-O-arabinofuranosyltransferase, whose product MGVPARRTRDVGELVVGAAVAALIAFVGLKIIGAVDWPAFNSSNVSRALTTVGQVAAVVLLVIAVVVHRAGRARWLTSLLSVIASAGLVTVTLGMPLGATKLYLFGLSVDQEFRTEYLTRMTSSPRLADMTYIDLPPYYPAGWFWWGGRFANFEGLPGWEAYKPWAIISMSVAAAVGILLWTRMVGATRGIPIALAVTTITLMYASPEPYAAVLVMIGTPMLITLLYALRGRSRMADGPVGGLRTGTSWPAVVAAGVFFGLSATFYTLYTGLFALTAVLMAFYLVVQGWIGASNKAVPDETVSARRRSTIGAVIGRLVSVGVIAGLIALLVWAPYLWSRARSEPASGGTAEHYLPERGSILPLPFFHFTLVGIITFIGLVWILLRFRKRTVALALGLTVVTVYLFCLLSMLATVAGTTLLSFRLDPILDATLGAAGVLGVAELSRWAVGRFGDVRFAIGAVATVSAIALAQGVPGYLATEITTAYTDTDGYGKRADQRPPGAESYFPEINRLIHKQTRLPADQNVVLTADYGFLSIYPYWGFQGLTSHYANPLAEFDKRAATIERWSKSTTPDQIIRKLDRAPWKPPNVFLFRYGADGYTLRLAKDVYPNDPNVSRYSVTFDPAVFADPRFAVTEVGPFVVVVRR is encoded by the coding sequence ATGGGAGTCCCCGCTCGCCGCACCCGCGACGTCGGAGAACTCGTCGTCGGTGCGGCCGTTGCCGCCCTGATCGCCTTCGTCGGCCTCAAGATCATCGGCGCCGTCGACTGGCCGGCGTTCAACTCGTCCAACGTGAGCCGTGCGCTCACCACCGTCGGCCAGGTGGCTGCCGTAGTGCTGCTGGTGATCGCGGTGGTCGTCCATCGCGCGGGCCGTGCGCGGTGGCTGACGAGCCTCCTGTCGGTGATCGCGTCGGCCGGCCTGGTGACGGTCACTCTCGGGATGCCGCTGGGCGCGACCAAGCTCTATCTGTTCGGGCTCTCGGTGGACCAGGAGTTCCGGACCGAGTACCTGACCCGGATGACCAGCAGTCCGCGGCTGGCCGACATGACCTACATCGACCTCCCGCCGTACTACCCCGCGGGATGGTTCTGGTGGGGCGGACGTTTCGCAAACTTCGAGGGCCTTCCCGGCTGGGAGGCCTACAAACCGTGGGCGATCATCTCGATGTCGGTGGCCGCGGCCGTCGGTATCTTGCTGTGGACCCGGATGGTCGGCGCCACCCGTGGTATCCCGATCGCCCTGGCGGTCACCACCATCACCCTGATGTACGCCTCCCCGGAGCCGTACGCCGCGGTGCTGGTCATGATCGGCACGCCGATGCTCATCACGCTGCTCTACGCTCTGCGCGGCCGATCCCGGATGGCCGACGGCCCGGTCGGCGGCCTGCGCACCGGGACGAGTTGGCCCGCGGTGGTCGCCGCGGGTGTGTTCTTCGGACTCAGCGCCACCTTCTACACGCTCTACACCGGCCTGTTCGCACTCACCGCGGTACTGATGGCGTTCTACCTCGTCGTCCAGGGCTGGATCGGGGCGTCCAACAAGGCGGTTCCCGACGAGACGGTGTCCGCGCGGCGCCGTTCGACGATCGGCGCCGTCATCGGGCGACTGGTGTCGGTCGGGGTGATCGCCGGTCTCATCGCGCTGCTGGTGTGGGCGCCGTACCTGTGGTCGAGGGCGCGAAGCGAACCGGCGAGCGGCGGCACCGCCGAGCATTATCTGCCCGAGCGCGGATCCATCCTGCCGCTCCCCTTCTTCCACTTCACCCTGGTCGGGATCATCACCTTCATCGGGCTGGTCTGGATCCTGTTGCGCTTCCGGAAGCGCACCGTCGCGCTCGCGCTGGGCCTGACCGTGGTGACCGTGTATCTGTTCTGCCTGCTGTCGATGCTGGCCACCGTCGCAGGCACCACCCTCCTCTCGTTCCGCCTCGATCCGATCCTCGACGCGACGCTCGGCGCCGCAGGCGTGCTCGGGGTGGCGGAGTTGTCGCGCTGGGCGGTCGGCAGATTCGGCGATGTCCGGTTCGCGATCGGTGCGGTCGCGACCGTGTCCGCGATCGCCCTCGCGCAGGGCGTGCCGGGTTACCTCGCCACGGAGATCACCACCGCCTACACCGATACCGACGGATACGGGAAGCGCGCCGATCAACGGCCACCGGGCGCCGAGTCGTACTTCCCCGAGATCAACCGCCTGATCCACAAGCAGACCCGCCTGCCCGCCGACCAGAACGTGGTGCTCACCGCCGACTACGGATTCCTCTCCATCTATCCGTATTGGGGCTTCCAAGGGCTGACGTCGCACTACGCCAATCCGCTTGCCGAGTTCGACAAGCGGGCGGCCACCATCGAACGCTGGTCGAAATCCACCACACCGGATCAGATCATCCGCAAACTCGACCGCGCGCCGTGGAAGCCACCGAACGTCTTCCTGTTCCGTTACGGGGCAGACGGTTACACGTTGAGGTTGGCAAAGGACGTCTACCCGAACGACCCGAACGTCAGCCGGTATTCGGTGACCTTCGACCCCGCGGTGTTCGCCGATCCCCGGTTCGCCGTGACCGAGGTCGGGCCGTTCGTGGTGGTGGTACGCCGATGA
- a CDS encoding NAD(P)/FAD-dependent oxidoreductase, whose translation MTTYDDIIIGAGHNGLTAAAYLAAAGRSVLVLERADHVGGAAVSAMPFPGLPARVSRFSYLVSLLPREIIADLDLDIELIRRRFSSYTPLPTDPATGILVDNEDAAATAESFRRATGSEAAFTAWESFGTRMRTVAQRVFPTMIEPLRSAEQMRDLVVGTDTSDAEIWEMLTRRPLGELLGQYFDDDVVRGIAATDGLIGTFADLDEPALRQNICFLYHLIGGGTGDWDVPVGGMGTVSGALYQAAIAAGAEIRTGVRVLGVDPSDGTVELAEGREAASMLYAACAPQVINGLLDDPVDTEADPRGSQMKINLLLERLPRLRDTSTSPEAAFAGTFHINESATQLRTAWEQASRGQVPEVPPCEIYCHTLSDGSILGPELEGRHTLTLFALHMPPEVFEAPGAVEHAVGATLASLNSVLAEPIQSVIAHDVTGNPCIEVKTPQDLEDTLGLPGGNIFHRSLQWPWAETDSEVGAWGVETRHPRLLLCGAGARRGGGVSGIPGRNAATKVIDGG comes from the coding sequence ATGACGACCTACGACGACATCATCATCGGCGCCGGACACAACGGCCTGACGGCGGCGGCATATCTCGCGGCTGCCGGACGCTCGGTTCTGGTGCTCGAGCGCGCCGATCACGTCGGTGGCGCCGCGGTGTCGGCGATGCCGTTCCCCGGTCTGCCCGCACGCGTCTCCCGCTTCTCATATCTGGTGTCGCTCCTGCCACGGGAGATCATCGCCGATCTCGACCTCGACATCGAGCTGATCCGCCGCCGGTTCTCGTCGTACACGCCCCTCCCGACCGACCCGGCGACCGGCATCCTCGTCGACAACGAGGACGCCGCCGCGACCGCCGAATCGTTTCGGCGGGCCACCGGGTCGGAAGCGGCGTTCACCGCATGGGAGTCGTTCGGCACCCGGATGCGTACCGTGGCTCAGCGGGTCTTTCCGACCATGATCGAACCCCTCCGGTCCGCCGAACAGATGCGCGATCTGGTGGTCGGCACGGACACATCGGACGCCGAGATCTGGGAGATGCTCACCAGGCGTCCACTCGGTGAGCTCCTCGGCCAGTATTTCGACGACGACGTGGTGCGCGGCATCGCCGCCACCGACGGACTCATCGGCACCTTCGCCGACCTCGACGAACCGGCACTGCGGCAGAACATCTGCTTCCTCTATCACCTGATCGGCGGGGGCACCGGCGACTGGGATGTGCCCGTCGGCGGGATGGGTACGGTGTCCGGGGCGCTCTATCAGGCGGCGATCGCCGCGGGTGCCGAGATCCGCACGGGCGTCCGCGTGCTCGGTGTCGACCCGTCGGACGGGACCGTCGAACTCGCCGAGGGCCGGGAGGCCGCGTCGATGCTGTACGCCGCTTGTGCGCCACAGGTCATCAACGGTCTCCTCGACGACCCCGTCGACACCGAGGCGGACCCGAGGGGTTCGCAGATGAAGATCAATCTGCTCCTCGAGCGTCTGCCCCGCCTGCGCGACACGTCGACGTCGCCGGAAGCCGCCTTCGCCGGTACCTTCCACATCAACGAATCGGCCACCCAACTGCGTACCGCATGGGAGCAGGCGAGCCGCGGCCAGGTACCCGAGGTCCCTCCGTGCGAGATCTACTGCCACACACTCTCGGACGGTTCCATCCTGGGCCCCGAACTCGAGGGCAGGCACACGCTGACGTTGTTCGCGCTGCACATGCCGCCCGAGGTGTTCGAGGCGCCCGGCGCCGTCGAACATGCGGTCGGTGCCACCCTGGCGTCGCTGAACTCCGTCCTCGCCGAGCCCATCCAGTCGGTGATCGCCCACGATGTGACCGGCAATCCCTGCATCGAGGTCAAGACGCCGCAGGACCTCGAGGACACACTCGGGCTGCCCGGCGGCAACATCTTCCATCGCAGCCTGCAGTGGCCGTGGGCCGAGACCGACTCCGAGGTCGGCGCCTGGGGTGTGGAGACACGGCACCCGCGACTCCTGCTCTGCGGCGCAGGCGCCCGACGCGGCGGCGGCGTCAGCGGCATCCCGGGCCGAAACGCGGCGACCAAGGTCATCGACGGCGGATAG